TTGAACTTGCTATAACATttggaaattataaaattagttttaagaGCTTCAACaggatataaatattttgaattcaatTCTTTTCATtgacaaaatattaataactaatatttacaataaaacaaaaatgtttgcaACAATCATAGGAGAAAATATAACATATCTTTTGAGAGTCTCTTAAGTTGAACTAAGATTACGGGttcaattaacaaaaaaaaaaaaaaaactaactaactTTATGTCTAAATTTAAGTACTTGAAATCTAATTAagccaaaattaattttaatgaataaaaaagatctagtcttgtgttatttttttgaCAGAGGTTCTTAAATATAGAAAGTTTCTCTAAACCTATAATTACTGTAAGAGAAATCATCATTGAAGGCTTAACTCATGAAACCTTGTCAATGACAAAAATTTGAAGGCTGGGGGAACACTTGAGCATTTGGGAAACCTCGAGCCAGTCTTGAATAGAATTGGCATAGCCAAATTCAAGGTGAATCAAATTGCGAAACACAGTAACCCCGCGTTTCGGATAAATGTCTTTCACTGTATCGTCCATCtgtaagaaaagaaagaaaatatttaatctgATGAACAACAAACGACAGAGAAATCAGTTATCACGTGTTCATTACCCAATCCAGGCGCAGAAACTGAGCATTGCTAAGAACTCCCAACGGAACATCGATTTTCGGAACAGTTGCCCTAACCAACTTGGGCAAATACTGAAAACTCCCTTTCGCCGCGCGGAAAAGAATAACCAAATCGACGGCTTCCAATTCCTCCAGATTCGGACTCGCACGAACAAGCTCCGCGAAGTCCCGGTGTTCTAAGAAATTTAGGTTTCTCAGATGCATGATTTTGAGCACAGGAAAATCGACGGTGGGGATTTTCTTAATGTAGAAGTGATCCAGCTTGAGAACGACGAGGGTTTTGCATGTCGGAACCGCGCTGGGCAAGTTGAACATTTTTCCGACGCAGAGGTCAAGGTGCTGAACCCCTCGTTGCACCACCGTGTTGATCCACACGCTCACGTTGGTGGAGTCGCAGGCAGAAGAGCGACAACTGAGGCGGAGCGAATGCACCGTCTGATGCCAATCGCGCGAGAGGATTGCCACGTGTACGCACTGGACGAAGCGGGAGTAGGATTTGCTGCGTGTGTTGGTGAAGTAATCGGAGTCGTCGAAGGTGAGAGAGGGACATGAGCGCCAGAGCTCGTTCCAGCGCTTGGAGAGGACGGTGGTGGCGATGGCGGCGGCGGTTGGGAGGAAAGAGAGAACGTGAGAGAGAACTTCGTCAGGTAAATCGCTTATCCTATCGGCCATGTTTGGTTTGATGAATATGTTTGAGTGTGCAATAACCACAAAACCCTTTAACTTCAAAAACCcattcttattcttcttctgtTCCTCCTTTATATAGGGACTTTCTTTCACGTTTAAGCAAGAttttcaacttttctttttcgAACATTTTTTCTGTTTCATTATAACTCCAAAACGGGCTTCGGTTAAAGACTGCATTGATATTTTTTACCATCGAAAAagatagtaaaaatattaagtgaTACTAACTTGCTATGTATAGATAAAAGCTTAAGTACTTAGTCAACCAACTAATCAACTCTTTCTCGTTGTAAAATTgtactaattataattttttttttatttattgattaaagaaaaataataggttaataaagttttttttacaaactttgacaaattaccaatttagataaaaaaaaatactactttattaattattttagttaaaaaaataaaaaaataatttactttaattttatttataaaacttttgtcaaatttataaaaaaaatttgtcaaaaagatatttttttcattgctTAAAATAACCagcaattattattattagcatctgtatttatgtttttattacattaaaataatacagtTTTCCGGAAAAAAATATATGCTTTTTGTAAGAATGATTAGAAAACATTAGAACAATACACTTTAAAGTACATATAACTTTTGTAACAGTGATATTAAAAAGAATgtatgtaaaaattatttttaagtagagaaattatttagttgtttcagaagatttttttaattatttactttattaaatacaaagttgtttttttatttgcttattaaaaaataaaagtaaaactaaGTTCAAATATCTCGAACCGGTCACAgatatttttacaaaagaaacctgtcatacaattattatattaaaataataatactaataataataattattattattattatcataaaatagataagaatagtttttattaatattaaatccTCTCTTGATACAtgttattttgaatttgtataGGGAATTCATCAAATTTCTTAAgtataatactttaaaattataaaattaaattttgtgataatatgtaaattaaaaatattttattattaatgaaacttatataaaattctttagaatatattatttagttaaatGGAATTAGAGAGGACGGATTTCGCTATCTCATATCCATTctcgtagaaaaaattcatcttcatctctatacccaaatccaacaggtatcaaatttttgtttcatccCTATCCCTACCGGGTAATGAGTATAATCTTGtactcatacccatactcattttcttactacttcaatattaattttaattattttttataaaataataaaaaattatggtaaaggaaacataatattatcaaatattccatattaggaggatgattgtttcttcgatgtcaaatactttgaaataaattataattgtttacattttagattagaataccatataaaatttcatgagaaccaaaacaactattaaatttgaaaactacaaacattaatgaaacctagttgataaaatttaaaaatattttaaagaaatataaaaggaaaaaatatttaaattaaaatatattttaaatgtttgtttactctaattttttaaattctaatgaatttcttttttatacactaataaaaattataatacatcacctgatcaaaatgacacaaagaataaataataaacataataataaaattttgacatagatcttgtatattttgaactctaatatatgttggatggtgataacaaaatattcatgttaattacattaaatttttatattgtagtaaataaaagttatttatacaattatagtgaaaaaattacggtatgattgataatgagttagaaaataaaaaaataattagataaaatatatcgaaatagtattctacatgatgaaaataaacaataaataaaaatattaaaaaattaacaaatgtgtgtcttagaaacaatttgagaaactattaaaagaaatcgcagaaaggaaaacaaatgtataatgtataattaagaatatgataagatgaaaaataccttaaagatctaagaaaacttttcaaatataacatatatactaatagttgagaaataacaaaaattgttttaatgaaacaaaagagttcttcaaatgaaacaaaaattaataataataattaaagattttttttatattacctagtaaatgaaaggtttatgctattaaacacttaaattgagagtgttaaacattatcatgtgaaagaaaaaatatacaataaataaaaatattaaaaaataatagaaatattcaatgtgagacataaaaaatgtttaattgacatacatcattttaatataattacataaaggtataaatacatatttggtaccccaactttttcggaaagttcaatttggtacccgaattttaagaatgttcaatttggtacccaaactttttaaaCGGGTTTATTTTTGTACCTTCCGTTAAATACTACATAACATCGTTTGGCTTCTGTTGAGGTGGCAGTGTGCTGGGAATACGTAGCAGAAACACTGGTTCATATCAAATGAGTTGTAATCCCCCTTTATTTGTAAACTTTAAGTGCCCTATTTTGTGGAGAGTGCCCTAATAGGTGGttttctcttctgatttttCTAGACTTTAAGGGCTCAATCATCTTCCTCTTGCTCTCACAATTCATGGTTGATGCGAAATCAAAGTTTGTCCTGTAATAGTGGTGGctgtagaaaacaaaaaaaaaaaatcagcacACATTCATCAACTCAAATATAAAAAGCAGGAAAGAAAACTCACCTTCACAACCAAAGATTCTTCTTCCACTGCCAAAGCTTCATCTTCCATCGCTCAAGCTTCTTCTTCCCAGCTTCGCCCTCTCCAATGAACGGAAGGAAATCTCTGTCCTTCTTCTCTGATCATCGAACACAAATCAACCATAGAACCTAATTCCCAAATTTTGCTTTTGCCCTACTTTTTCGTTCTGCAAATTTTTTGATTTCACATCCCTAATTTTGCCCCAAATCGACAACAAtggttttctaaaattttttacttcaCAAATTATTTACTTCGAATTTTTTTTAGCACAAAAACCACGTGTCTAACCATTGTTTCTGCCACGTATGCCCTGCACAGTGCCACCTCAACAGAAGCCAAACGGTGTTATGTAGTGTTTAACGGAAGGTACCAAAATAAACCCGtttaaaaagtttgggtaccaaattgaacattcctaaagttcgggtactaaattgaactttccgaaaaagttgGGGTACCAAATCTGTATTTATACCTTACaaaaaggttatgataagatgcaAAGTATATTGGAGatacgaatgagtttcatgacaaatcaaataattagaagaaataaaaaatagaaagtatatatatatatatatgttgccagccttttcctctccgcttcccagccttctttctccttttctaaagccgccttctcctcctccagcttatccaccttaccctacaactcccccacctccttcgCTTCCCTCTTGTAAAGAGACCCTACACACCGGCTCAAAACTAAggccttgctcccaaactcgaccattgttctcacaatatgatccgCGTCCATGTTATCGATAGAATTAACAACGGTATCCGGGAGGGtgatcgagatatccttcctaacggatatctccggcagTTCGATCAACCCGGCTTCAGGCCCCTTCTCTCCACTAGCCGACCCTGTCCCGCTAGCCATTCCAAGAAGAGCCGCCCTTATtttcttcacatctttgccCTTCCCGGGTCGAGACGGAAGCTCAGCCTTCCTTTTCGTTCTGCCATGTACGTGCACCTCCACCACCGATTCCtgcaggttgggaacatcagctttcccagtcgccttggccttagcggccatttccttcctcaatgattgaaagagcgccagattcttcttgccagattgcgccatatgccctgcaataacacatcacgactcggatcaaaacaacttagcattattaacacagcttaagtaataaacagataccttcaatatctattatcggatgcaccgaattataaaccctaactaggcccttagtaggcaacttatcgacaaacttcaacaacatccccaccacctccttatcactAGCTGACAACTCCTCCATTCCCATGTCTTTATATCGAGAAGGATTGCtggtccagctaaagggaaacttggtacacccatccgcattcaaaaagTGAGATTTACCCCCTTCCTTGACAACGACTTTGAAGTAcccatccttgaaatgcttgaaagactgggagaaggcatccagtctgctgatgctaGGGCGACTTATCAAGGATAGCCAAGTAACTGGCCGCCGAGGTCTAGTAtcgtaaaaatacaagaaagcgTAAGGAGTAGGCTCCAAGTATAAAGACTGGCACAGGATGCAGAAGGCCTGCAAATAAGCCCAACTGTTCGGATGCAGCTGTGTgggtgccacattcaacgctTGCAACACGCCCATAGTAAAATCGTCTAGCGGCAATCGTACATGAAGTTGAGAgaagtgacacatgtacatgtagaaaaacttttCGGTAGCCCCTtcctgcccgtggcatacccggtcgatagcGCTGACCCTCTCCAAAGAAACAATGCCCCTACTGACACCCTTGGAGATAACAGGTGTGCAATTCAACCAAGAGTTCAGTAAGCGGGACCACCTGAACAGAGACGACTGATCACGAACATCACTAGCCACCCACCCGTAGCCGCCTTTCGTTGGCCAGttgctctcctccaactcttcggggggatcctcccgaacctccctcacaaccTCCACTGGCATCCCACTGGTACCAACCATAGAACTCGTGCCCTCGTCACCAAGTCGCCTATCTTTACTCCTCTCCGACTCAGTACTCTCGCTACTACTAAACGTAGACAtgctatcactactagacatacctggttTTGTTTTTTACGAGAAGATGTCGGTCGAAAGTGGGGACTATCGGACAATATTACGTGCACAAGATCTCTGGATTCAGAATTCTcgcaaatgaaacaagtaacctCCCATTTGTTTTCAAACCCAcatttatagtccacgatctCAAACGACGAAAATCTTCCCGCCAAACTAATACCctagaccaatcgacaccatcattacaaAGGATATGACACCtcaaaacgacggcgccaaaactttttTGATTTGACAaactgacaccccttcacctaccttctaACGGTTACAACttcttagccttaacactgttcaccacacttaaaggctgggggattggtgtatcacacctagccggttccgctagcatattaacacatatcacccttgaccgacaactcatatcggacaaggctgggggactagtgtaccacacctaatCAAACtagaccaaataagtaaacagtGCATATCAAGGTAGCCAAGTATACAGCCTAGGCCGGCTTAGCCTAACCTATACCGGTCTTGACCTAAACTTCTAAAGGGACAACCTACACCAACGTAAGCCATCAAGACAAATAGCCagcctagaccgactactccagcatatccgctaagtttagaacctaggccgaccactctaATGAACTCAACATAATGGAAATGTCCACAtccaataaaccttaagggcttgggtttgggccctggcccactcacaagccccacctagagcccaagtcaaggcccagcccatgaaaggttcaaacgtcattaatgctctataaatacacgtggaccccatcatttaaaggtacgcattcattaatcactgatttgactttctgagaactttgacttacttgagcttcggagattcttctgcaggtaacccctcctgggttcaagctgacatgtgtCGATCAGAGAGAGACCAACcaaagagatagcggactacttggtaaggtgacgcttgtgcctaacttatcttatttgttctgcaggaacaatatatatatatatatatatatatatatatatatatatatatatatatatatatatatatatattagggttacttaattaaatgtgaatattttaataatttaaacgagaacgGAGATATGGTGGAGATATGTACATTCTCATACTCATCCCCATATACCCGATTGAAAAAATCGGAGATTCCCCATATCTATATTTATACCCAGACAATGCGGGAATTCTCTATTAAAACGgcgacgggttcggacaatacccacatcaacaggtttatttgtcatttctaaatataatattgatttctgtgtaattttactatttattagaGAAGTGTATGAACATTGTCAAGAATAAAATCTCTAGaaacattaaattacaaatatttgcCACTCGTACAATATAATTTAGCAAATATACatatctttattaaatattgaaaaatgttatttttgtacgatataattaatttgaagttCAATATGAAATTATTGAAGTCCGCAAGAACTCAAAATGTAATTGTTTGATAGAAGAATTAGAAAATATAGCATTGTGGAGTAGAAAACCTAGAacataatttatagttttttttttcagtactTTGTTACAAGATCTGAttatattaaaatcttaaaCCCAAAAGATCTAGAATACCTTTAACCAgacttataattaaaattaattataatatggtaagattatttaataaaaaataaaattttgttaatttttttaaagatcaTCCAATcaaatttcaacaaataaaatttttaattacataaatcaaacttaattaatataattataggaTGTAACTAAATTTGGATGATCTATCCTCAATAGTGTAGCATAAAATGTATCTAATAAAATGTATATCCACTTAGATAACTCTAGcattttaatcatattaaatatacaatataaaatttggaTTGATTTAGAGTATGGAACCTAGAAAATGGTCTAAGCAGCGGTGATTTTCAAAAGATgacacaataatattttaataataaatggttgaaattataaatatgttttctaCTAACAGAAAttcattttatcaaaattaaaatttctttaaatttctttctaaaCTTCTTTTCTACCTTCTTTTTAGATATCTGACTTCATCCTTTATCTATTTGAAGATCATAGTACATTGTAGACTTCTAGTGTTGAGGTTTACAATCCTGCCAATTAGAGTTTGGAATAAAGTAAATTCATCTTGTGCCCTTCTTTTTGGTCTTTTAAGAAATATGTTGCATGTGAAGTGTGTTAGGCTTGCAGGAGGCATTAAGGCCTCAAGATGAATCTTCGTTTgattagtttatttataatgattatttgATTCTAAAATTGATGAATTTGGCTTGTGTTGTTATGGT
This region of Vigna unguiculata cultivar IT97K-499-35 chromosome 5, ASM411807v1, whole genome shotgun sequence genomic DNA includes:
- the LOC114184392 gene encoding putative F-box/FBD/LRR-repeat protein At4g26350; the protein is MADRISDLPDEVLSHVLSFLPTAAAIATTVLSKRWNELWRSCPSLTFDDSDYFTNTRSKSYSRFVQCVHVAILSRDWHQTVHSLRLSCRSSACDSTNVSVWINTVVQRGVQHLDLCVGKMFNLPSAVPTCKTLVVLKLDHFYIKKIPTVDFPVLKIMHLRNLNFLEHRDFAELVRASPNLEELEAVDLVILFRAAKGSFQYLPKLVRATVPKIDVPLGVLSNAQFLRLDWMDDTVKDIYPKRGVTVFRNLIHLEFGYANSIQDWLEVSQMLKCSPSLQIFVIDKMYLDPLPQANREGADWIWPVGIWLNLRRCCFKNYKGWRGELGFAEYIMGNAEHLQTMSICCNRYVKEDQKFKMIKELSLCTRRSASCKLIFE